Part of the Ornithorhynchus anatinus isolate Pmale09 chromosome X3, mOrnAna1.pri.v4, whole genome shotgun sequence genome, ctggtcatcgagagtgggaagacaggagagggaggcggggggggggggtgagatgctttgggagagacggatgggatcaagagagcggaggtctctgtgagggagtaatacagattttcagggggagggaatgtgagagaggaggcaggtgagaaggttatggtccgagagaggtatttcagagttggtgagggtggagatagtgtagcagtgagagatgaggagatcGAGGGTGCGACCGAGTCGGCGAGTGGACGAGGCGTGGTGGAgtgggaggtcggcagagtcgaggagcgatagcaggcgggcggcagaggggtCACCGAGAACATCCATgaagatgttgaagtctccgaggatcagagtgggcagggagaaggagaggaagaaggtgagaaaggggtcaaggtggttgaagaagtcggaggtgcgaccaggagggtggtaggtGACAGtaacaagaatctggagggggtggaagaggtgaataatataggcttcgaaggaggggaaagcgagggaaggaggaggaggaatcatgAGGAGGCGGCATGATCAGGGTGCGAGAAGGAAGTCGAcgcctcctcttttccctgtgAGTCtgttggagtgggaggagaggccactgcttttatttttcaggggttggggatgaggacttaaggggaaagggctggagggggcagagagaggaagggagcagagtTTAGAGACACTGTTACAGTGCAcgctgtcaagcgcttagtacagtgctgcgcacggtaagcgctcaacaggtacgATGGATTGATAAGGAGCCAGAGCCGGGAGACGTCGCGACGAGCTGGGGAcgcggaggcggggagaggcaaGGGGACCGTTCGCTCATTCAgtctatcctatttattgagcgcctactgggtgcagagctctgtcctaagcgctcggaaagtgcagttcggccacagagagggacacgacccctgcccaacaCCGTGCCGACAGTCGGGGACAGGCGGGGTGCGCTGTGCGCTGGGCTGGGCTAGACGCCTccgcctccttctccctttacctTCAGTTTCAGTTTTCCGATCGGCAACCTTCCTCTGCCCGGCGACCGATGACGCGTGCACATCCTCGATTCCCATTGGGCGGCGGGCTAGGCCAATCAAACAGCGGGGTTCCCAGActttctactccctctgccccggTGACCGATGACGCGTTCGCCGCCCCGGTTCCCATTGGGCGGAGGGCGCGGGCTCGGCCAATCAGGCAGCGGGGCTCGGAAGCTCGCAGAGCGGATCCCGAATAAATTCCCGGGGCGAATTGGCGGGGCGCGGAATGGGTTGGGTATGGAGCGCTCGTGGTGGAAGCAGGCACGCTGCGCCCCGTTTCTCCCGCTGCTCCTGTGTCTGGGGGCTGCTCTCCTGCCAGCGGGCCGGACTAGTAAgtggggggtcgggagggggaaaaaggagcaGAGCGGGGTTTGTGGGGGTCATGCAGGAGGGGGTCggggtacgggggggggggggagtgaggagaggccGCTAGGGGGCGCCAGAGGGGAGGGGCGGTCGCTGGGGGGCGCCAGagcagcggggagaggaggggaggccgctagggggcgccagagcagcggggagaggaggggaggccgccagggggcgccagaGCGGGTTGGGAATATTAATATTTAATgaagatggtattaagtgcttaccaagtaataatgttggtatttgttaagcgcttactaggtgccgagcactgttctaagcgctgggggagatacagggtaatcaggttgtcccgcgtggggctcacacacttttaatccccattttacagatgagggaactgaggcccagagaagtgaagtgacttgcccacagtcacacagctgaaaagtgacagagccgggagtcgaactcatgacctctgacaccgaagcccaggctctttccactgagccacgtgcccagcactgttcttaacgccggggtagatacaagagcacgggcttgggagtcagaggatgtggatcctCAGCTCAGGTCCACCACGTATgaattggggcaagtcactcgacttctttatgcctcagtcacctcatctgctaaatggggattaagactgtgagccccacatgggtcaaccttgACCAATGGGCCAACGAATACCCTGTTACTAATACTAGGAATAattagtgtttagttcagtgcctggcacataggaagcacttagcaaataccatgataatactaAGAATAATTAGTGCCTAGTTCAGTATGTGGCACCTAGTAGGCCatgccaatgcttagaacagtgcccaatgcttagaacagtgcttggcacatagtaaacccttacctaataccatcgttattagtataaaaataataggaataattagtgcttaatacagtgtctggtgcacagcaagtgcttaacaaatgccataaaaggagaagcagcgtggctcagtggaaagagcacgggctttggagtcagggctcatgagttcgaatcccagctctgccacttgtcggctgtgtgactgtgggcaagtcacttcacttctctgtgcctcagttccctcatctgtaaaatggggattaagactgtaagccccacgtgggacaacctgattcccctatgtctaccccagcgcttagaacagtgcttggcacatagtaagcgcttaacaaataccaacattattataaaaataataggaataatcagcacttaacaactatcatgataataatactaagaatagttagtgcttagtacagtgcctgggacatagttaagttcttaacaaatgccataattacaatACTAAGAAAAATtactgcctggtacagtgcctggcacataggcaattaacaaatatacaacaataattataattaccacttgttacagtgcctggcacataggaagcccttaacaaataccatgataatactaagaataatcagaacttagtactgtgcctggcacataggaagcacttaacaaataccatggttgtttttattactgtatctaccccagtgcttagaacagtgcttggcacgtagtaagtgcttaacaaataccgtcattagtattattattattatatctaccccagcgctaagaacactgcttggcacgtagtaagcgcctaacaaatgccatcattactattattattattcagtctaccccattgcttagaacagtgcttgacgcatggtaagcgcttaagaaataaccatcatgatgattatcagtgcaggggagggggtgggaaggaggagagcctgtgtgtgtgtgtgtgtgtgtgtgtcagggtgGGGTATCTAGAACAGGgctgggtagagggagggagggtgcagGGGGGTAAAGCTGCTGGGGGGTGGTCGGGGAGGGGTCAGTGCGGTGTCCGTGACGGTGTCCGTGTCGTGTCGGTGTGTCAGGGTCGCACTCGCTGCGCTATTTCACCACCGGAGtgagccggcccggccccggggtgtCCGAGTTCACGTCTGTGGGCTACGTGGACGACGTGCAGTTCGTCAGGTTCGACGGCGATGGGAGACGGGGTCGGGCAGAGCCACGGACCCCGTGGATCCGGGACAACGAAGGACGGGAATATTGGGACCAGGAGACAGAGATCTTCAGGAGCGGGGCGCAGAATTTCCACGTGGGCCTGCAGAACATCATGGGCTACTACAACCAGAGCGAGGAGAGTGAGTGCGGGTCCTGGGCGCGGGGCTCCCGGCTCCCACGGACCCCCACGATCCCCGCAGGGAGGGTCGGGTGACCACACCGTGGCCGTCCCCGGGCCGCGTGAACGTGGAGCCAGACCGAGCCCCGGGAGCCCCGCCGCCCCAGAGCCGGGGTCGGGACGGGCGGGAGATGAGCATGGTGGCCGCCTCGGGTCATGACCGGTCGGGGGCTgacagggggcagggggtgggtgtcCTCCCTGGGGGCGCGGTGCCCTCCCCCGGGGTGTGACGGGTCGGGGTCCGGCAGGGTCTCATACCGTTCAGGGGCTGTATGGCTGCCAGCTGCGGGAGGACAACACCCCCGGCGAAGGGTTCATGCAGTTTGGCTACGACGGGCGGGACTACATCGCTCTGGACAAGGCCACACTGAGCTGGACGGTGGCGGACGCCGGGGCCCTCAACACTAAGAGCAAGTGGGAGGCCGACGGAACCATCGCCGAGCGATACAAAGCCTATCTGGAGGACGAGTGCATTGAGTGGCTCCGGAGATACATGGGCTTCGGGGGGCCCTGCCTCACTCGGGCAGGTAGCGCCTGCTTgaccaccccctttcctcccctcccttccacggaGCCCCCGAGGCCGGAGCGGCGGGGTCTGCCGGACGGGGGGGGGCCTCCATCGGCCCTTAGGTAGGATTTCCccagcgcttcctgcgtgcggagtGTCGTACCGACCGCCCGGAAGGGGACAACGCCAAGAGAGACGGGCCTGATCCCGGCCCATGGCCGGCCCTCAGTCCAGACCCCATCCCCGCCCCGACGGGCGCCCCCGGGCACGGTGGCCTACGGggcctgggcctcggtccccccctCCGTACGACGGGGACCCGACCATctggccccgctccggcccggccctcgggacGGGGCTGGGCGGAGAGGAGGCGTCCGACGGATGGGCCGCGCTCATCTGTCTTCTCGGCTCAGGGGAGCCAACCTTCTTCTGCTCAACGGCTCCCCGAGGAACCATTctattatacttattattatcatcattagctgctaacacttttatcattatcattagctccacatgtgctaatactattagtattgcttttgtccatctgtctcccctgattagactgtaagcccatcaatgggcaaggactgtctctatctgttgccaatttgtacattccaagcacttagtacagtgctctgcacatagtaagcgctcaataaatactatggaatgaatgagcattattatcatcagcttcATGCATGTTAACACTATTATTTTTTGCATGAGCTCCACACCTAACACTATtaagattgttattattattagcagcagctcTTTAGACCCTAATATCACTGttatcatgattatgattatcattattgccatTATGTCAGCTCATCAGGGCCTAATAACACAGTAATCATTTTATTATCAATTCCCAAAGTCctgatactgttattattaatattcccatTATTAAGTCACCAGCTCCTAATAGCACTATTGTTGTCATTTCATTGTCTTCTGTATTAATCTTTACCCCCTGGATGATTAAAGTAACTTTACCTTTTTTGTTataactgtcagctccttgggggagtcttagtagtagtagtactattattattatcaattactaTAATAGTAGTATAATTATTGGTGTTACTTTGCACTATGCATTCCCCTGGAAAACCTAATACAACTATTATTCTATTTTGACTATCAGCTCCCTGGGActttgaatattattattattactattattttattattttttattactatCACCTCCCTGGAGGTTTAATTCCATTAGTATCATTGCTATTGTCATCttcatagttattattgttagtttaATTACTATCAGTTCCCGGGAGGGGTCTGTCATTATTATCAGCCCCCGAtgcctattactattattattatcacctcgcCAGGGACCAGTGACATTTCTATTATTGtctctattattattgtcataatttTTAGGTCCCCAAGTGCCAAtaccacattttaaaaaattatattttatttttaatggcacttgtcaagcacttactttgtgccagacactgttctgaccattggggtagatacgggatcatcaggtcggacacggtccgtgtccccctCAGGGTCCCTCGGCCTCTCGACTTGGGAGAGGGAGACCCCTCCGGGGACAGGGACCCTTCTCTGACGGCCCCTGCGGAAATCCCCTTCGTATCGGACCCCGCTGTCCCCCCAGCCCCGCGTCCCCCACACCGAGGGGTCTCTCTGGGGGCAGAGTTCCCACCCTGACACGGTCTCCCCCGCAGATCCCCCCAAGGTGGACGTGATCCGTCACCCCGGCCCCGACGGGGAGGACGTCAGCCTGCGGTGCCGGGCCTTCGGCTTCTACCCGGCGGACATCAAGTTCATGTGGAGGCGGGAAGGGGAAGACGTGAGCCTGCAAATGGAGCTGGTGGACACGCGGCCCAGCGGAGATGGCAACTTCCAGAAATGGGCGTCGGTCAGCGTGCCCCGGGGAGAGGAGCTGAAATACGTCTGCGTCGTGGAGCATGAGGGCCTGGCCCAGCCCCTCGCCGTAAAGTGGGGTGAGGGGCCAAAGTCCAGGGGGGCGGGGTAACAGGGCAGCGGGGAGCCGCGGGGGCTTCACGGGGGTTTGAGGTCCAGGCTGAAGCCGGGGTCCCGGCCGTCCTCCGTGAGGAGGGGTCTCGGCGATCGGGCGCGGCTGTGGGCGGTGCAGGGGGTCGTGGCCTCACTCCCGGAgtgaccctctctctctccttcagttcCAGATACATCCCTGTCCAATAAGGCCACTGTGGGGGTTATGATCGTCATCCTGCTCATCCCCGTGGCCGTGGTTGGGTTTGTCATCTGgaagaggtcaggtaggagggaggagatggaatgGAGCTGTgaggggggcaaagggagggaggtCTGGGTCTGACCCCACTGGCTGGTGCCTGGGCACCGAGGAGTCTGattctccccgtcccccatccctatctacccttcctgccctctgcccccacccttccAGAACCAGGCAGTGGGAAAGGGTGGAAGTCCAGTGGTTCTGGTGTGAATGTGCGCGTCAGCCCCGGTCCCCCCAGCTCTCGCTCAccaccgtcccctccccggcctggccGTGGCCGGACGGGGAATAGCCATTAGTTTTCTAGGCCCAGACCTGTCCTGGCCTGGCCTCCTGGAGGCTCCAGGGTCAGCGGTCAGGCATCGGAGCCGTGGAAGGAGGACTCTGGGGAGTGGAGGCTGTGCCTTCCGGgaaatgtactttccaggcaaactcccttcttccctccagacCTCTGATCCTAAATATAGGTCCAGCTTCATCTTGATCATACCCcttccagcccctgcccacaccgttgagccccccgccccctcctctccattgctctttctactggcccCCCTCCCGCTtcttctcacttttttttttttccccaggtcccagaggagggaactaatcCCCTGCAAGTGAGTATGGATGTGATAGgttggaggggagatgggggagatggagaaaagggggagggtcccacaggctgggcagggaagggctggggtcCTGGGTTCAAGAGAGATCAACTCCCAGCTCctgactctataataataataatgttggtatttgttaagcgcttactacgtgccgagcactgttctaagcgctggggtagacataggggaatcaggttgtcccaggagacTCTgacccgtctccctctccctctccccaggctctGACTCTTCCATTCCCATGAAAGGTGAGTTGGGGTGTGCGGAAGGTGCTTGTGGCTTGCGAGATGTGTTGGTGGGAGGAGGCATCTGTGCGGGGAGGAATTTTGGGGTGGTCTGGAATGAGGTTTGCACAGATGATGGAGGGAGCTGTGATCCCCAACCGCTCCTTCACTGTTTGTTTTTAGCCTCAGCCTGAGGGAGTGGCCTGCGTGGGACGGAGGAGCCgacctcccccacccttcctgctGACCACGTTCTCCACCTGCCAACCTAAAAGTTCTGAACACTCCATCAACTCTCCTCGACCATGTCCAAGCACCCCCAGCTGCTCCTCCCCAAACCGTAGTGTCCCTTGATGAAGGTTTCAGCAAGAGCCCGTCCATATCCAATCTAGCttgcgtcccctccactctaccttttttattaccctatttattttgttaatgaggtgtacatccccttgattctgtttattgctattgtttctgtctgtctgactcccccgattagactgtaggcccgtcaatgggcagggattgtctctgttgccgaattgtacataccaagcgcttagtacagtgctgtgcacatagtaagcgctcaataaatactattgaatgaattaccttatAAGGACCACTCCTAGGAACTGCttctgaatggagggtggagttcTGGGCAACGCAAGAcgattgggtgggatttggggtgtgCACTGGAAGAGTTGTGGTCGAGTGGAAcgtggaaatgcttgcaaataaaggtagcGAGTTGGGAACGGCTCGGGTCTGTTTGTCCCTCCTACCCCCCCGGTGTGAACGGGCAGTAGCCACTTGCAGCCCTTTCTTGCTCTCTCGGCTCGCTCTctttgagtctgttcatttctacaccaaggtcacgaaacgttctcatgcgattgcgagatcagagtcgtttctctgacaa contains:
- the LOC100089934 gene encoding H-2 class I histocompatibility antigen, Q10 alpha chain-like, which codes for MERSWWKQARCAPFLPLLLCLGAALLPAGRTRSHSLRYFTTGVSRPGPGVSEFTSVGYVDDVQFVRFDGDGRRGRAEPRTPWIRDNEGREYWDQETEIFRSGAQNFHVGLQNIMGYYNQSEERSHTVQGLYGCQLREDNTPGEGFMQFGYDGRDYIALDKATLSWTVADAGALNTKSKWEADGTIAERYKAYLEDECIEWLRRYMGFGGPCLTRADPPKVDVIRHPGPDGEDVSLRCRAFGFYPADIKFMWRREGEDVSLQMELVDTRPSGDGNFQKWASVSVPRGEELKYVCVVEHEGLAQPLAVKWVPDTSLSNKATVGVMIVILLIPVAVVGFVIWKRSGPRGGN